A DNA window from Lagenorhynchus albirostris chromosome 5, mLagAlb1.1, whole genome shotgun sequence contains the following coding sequences:
- the VWA5B2 gene encoding von Willebrand factor A domain-containing protein 5B2 — protein MPGLYCPSSWTPLPLTDSWVRACANGPCLSLRARLTYHNPQPQPVDGVFVYPLAEAEVVSGFEAEAAGRRVSFQLQSRRRSQDACCRAVGPALGASTPRRCAQGHLVLDLAQARSTLVLPTGLIAAAGTMTVTLRSSRELPSRPDGVLCVALPSVLTPLAPPGPLGPPRPPGLCDDSPTSCFGMGSPEGEGPAWEEPAAPLDVFSGPARCPAPYTFSFEMLVTGPCLLAGLESPSHALRADAPPHASSAATICVTLAEGHHCDRALEILLHPSEPHQPHLMLEAGSLSSAEYEAQVRARRDFQRLQRRDSEGDRQVWFLQRRFHKDILLNPVLVLSFCPDLSSKPGHLGTATRELLFLLDGSSMAHKDAIVLAVKSLPPQTLINLATFGTLVQPLFPESRPCNDEAVKLICESVEMLQAAGGPPDVRSALDWALGQPQHRAHPRQLFLLTAASPMAAATHHTLELMRWHRGAARCFSFGLGPACRQLLQGLSALSRGQAYFLRPGERLQPMLVQALRKALEPALSDISVDWFVPDAVEALLTPREIPALYPGDQLLGYCSLFRVDGFRSRPLGGQEPGWQSLGSSVFPSPEEAPSATSPGTEPTGTSEPLGTGTVSAELSSPWAAGDSDRSTDALTDPVTDPGPNPSSDTAIWRRIFQSSYIREQYVLTHCSASPEPGPGSTGSSESPVSQGPGSPEGSAPLDPPSQQGCRSLAWGESAGSHSCPLPPPPLAPVKTGALSAEVLGRRHRAALTGRSLSSPPGRVNSVPGHLRHPSLGVAPDGPGPEPGQLLGQGLDDSGNLLSPAPMDWDMLMEPPFLFTAVPPSGELAPPAIPLPPQPPRCHVVIRALCGEQPMSWEVGVGLEMLWGPRDAGSLPPSPPESGNAWDQALHRLTAASVVRDNEQLALRGRGETRADRGHARRPWLRALQTSKVSSAPSCFTCPVAVDATTREVLPSALQVHSSELAEPPGTPPASQGHLDAAPLPTAVHSKGLKGGSLAGGWEPDQIGNSSSALGDRAAPIGGPHRLPPEPPSRLSLGRQKARGPDSHRLCSPNTGQASDSNSEGSNHDYLPLVRLQEAPGSFRLDAPFCTAVRISRERLCRASPFAAHRTSLSPTSASSPWALLGHGAGQGDSATASCSPSPSSGSEGPGQVDSGRGSDTEASEGAEGPGGADLRGRTWATAVALAWLEHRCAAAFGEWELAAAKADCWLQAQHLPDGLDLANLKAAARGLFLLLRHWDQNLQLHLLCYSPANM, from the exons GTCATCTTGTCTTGGATCTGGCCCAGGCCCGGTCCACACTGGTGCTGCCCACAGGCCTCATCGCCGCAGCCGGCACCATGACAGTGACCCTGCGCAGCAGCCGGGAGCTGCCCTCCAGGCCTGACGGGGTGCTGTGCGTGGCCCTGCCCTCCGTGCTCACCCCTCTGGCCCCGCCAGGCCCGCTGGGGCCCCCCAGGCCTCCGGGGCTCTGTGACGACAG CCCCACCAGCTGCTTCGGAATGGGCAGCCCTGAGGGGGAGGGGCCGGCCTGGGAGGAGCCAGCTGCCCCTCTGGACGTGTTCTCAGGCCCTGCCCGTTGCCCGGCCCCGTACACTTTCTCCTTCGAGATGCTGGTGACCGGGCCATGCCTGCTCGCAG GCCTGGAGAGCCCCTCTCATGCTCTGCGGGCAGATGCCCCCCCTCATGCCAGCTCTGCAGCCACCATCTGTGTCACACTGGCAGAGGGCCACCACTGCGACCGGGCCTTGGAGATCCTGCTGCACCCCAGTG AGCCCCACCAGCCACACCTGATGCTGGAGGCCGGCAGCCTGAGCTCAGCAGAATATGAGGCCCAGGTGAGGGCCCGCCGGGATTTCCAGAGGCTGCAGCGAAGGGACAGTGAGGGGGACCGGCAG GTGTGGTTCCTGCAGCGACGCTTCCACAAGGACATCCTGCTGAACCCCGTGCTGGTGCTCAGCTTCTGCCCGGACCTGAGCTCCAAGCCTGGACACCTGGGCACAGCAACTCGGGAGCTCCTCTTCCTGTTGGATGGCAGCAGCATGGCACACAAG GATGCCATCGTTTTGGCTGTGAAGTCGCTCCCGCCCCAGACACTCATCAACCTGGCCACGTTTGGCACATTGGTGCAGCCCCTCTTCCCAGAGAGCCGGCCTTGCAATGAT GAAGCTGTGAAGCTGATCTGCGAGAGCGTTGAGATGCTGCAGGCTGCGGGCGGCCCGCCGGATGTGAGGTCTGCACTGGACTGGGCCCTTGGGCAGCCCCAGCACAGGGCCCACCCTCGGCAGCTGTTCCTGCTCACTGCTGCCTCGCCCATGGCTGCTGCGACCCACCACACCCTGGAGCTCATGAGGTGGCACCGGGGGGCAGCCAG GTGCTTCTCCTTTGGGCTGGGGCCTGCCTGCCGCCAGCTGCTGCAGGGTCTGTCTGCCCTCAGCAGGGGCCAGGCCTACTTCCTGAGGCCTGGGGAAAGGCTGCAGCCCATG CTGGTGCAGGCCCTGCGGAAGGCACTGGAGCCTGCGTTGAGCGACATCTCTGTGGACTGGTTTGTGCCCGATGCGGTGGAGGCACTGCTGACGCCCCGGGAGATCCCAGCGCTCTATCCTGGGGACCAGCTGCTCGGTTACTGCTCACTCTTCAGGGTGGACGGCTTCCGGTCCCGCCCCCTAGGG GGCCAAGAGCCTGGCTGGCAGAGCTTGGGCAGCTCCGTGTTCCCATCCCCAGAGGAAGCACCATCTGCCACCAGCCCTGGCACCGAGCCCACTGGCACCTCAGAGCCACTGGGAACAGGCACTGTGTCAGCAGAGCTGTCCAgcccgtgggctgctggggactCAGATCGGA GTACTGATGCTCTGACAGACCCAGTCACGGACCCTGGACCTAACCCCTCTTCTGACACAGCCATATGGCGCCGCATCTTCCAGTCCTCGTACATCCGGGAGCAGTATGTGCTTACCCACTGCTCTGCCAGCCCAGAGCCAGGCCCAGGCTCCACAGGCAGCAGCGAGTCCCCCGTCTCCCAGGGCCCTGGGTCCCCCGAAGGCAGTGCTCCCCTGGATCCCCCTTCTCAGCAGGGCTGCCGCAGCCTGGCCTGGGGAGAATCTGCTGGCTCCCACTCCtgccccctgcctccacccccacTGGCTCCAGTCAAG ACTGGGGCCTTGAGTGCTGAGGTGCTGGGCCGTCGACACAGAGCAGCTCTAACTGGCCGAAGCCTCTCATCGCCCCCCGGCCGGGTGAACTCAGTCCCTGGCCATCTCCGGCACCCCTCTCTGGGTGTAGCACCAGATGGGCCAGGCCCTGAGCCAGGGCAGCTGCTGGGACAGGGCCTGGATGACTCAG GAAACctgctctccccagcccccatggACTGGGACATGTTGATGGAACCACCCTTCTTGTTCACGGCTGTTCCCCCCAGTGGGGAGTTGGCCCCTCCAGCAATACCACTGCCTCCCCAGCCTCCGCGCTGCCATGTGGTGATCCGGGCCCTGTGCGGGGAGCAGCCTATGAGCTGGGAGGTGGGCGTTGGGCTGGAGATGCTGTGGGGGCCTAGGGATGCTGGCTCACTGCCTCCGTCACCCCCTGAAAGCGGAAATGCTTGGGACCAAGCACTCCATCGACTGACAGCGGCTTCCGTGGTCCGGGACAACGAGCAGCTGGCTCTCCGAGGACGGGGCGAGACCAGGGCTGACCGGG GTCATGCCCGGAGGCCCTGGCTCCGAGCCCTTCAGACAAGCAAGGTCAGCTCTGCCCCTTCCTGCTTCACCTGCCCTGTAGCTGTGGATGCTACCACCAGAGAGGTCCTACCTTCAGCCCTGCAGGTGCACAGCTCAG AGCTAGCCGAACCCCCAGGCACCCCTCCTGCCTCTCAAGGTCATCTAGATGCAGCTCCTCTGCCCACAGCCGTCCACTCTAAAG GACTTAAGGGAGGCTCTCTGGCAGGCGGCTGGGAGCCGGACCAAATTGGCAACTCCAGTTCTGCTTTGGGGGACCGCGCAGCCCCCATCGGAGGTCCTCATCGTCTGCCCCCTGAGCCTCCCTCTCGGCTCAGCCTGGGCCGTCAGAAGGCCAGAGGCCCAGACAGCCATAGACTCTGCAGCCCCAACACGGGCCAAGCCAGTGACAGCAACAGTGAAGGCAGCAACCATGACTACCTGCCCTTG GTGCGCTTGCAGGAGGCACCTGGCTCCTTCCGCCTAGACGCGCCGTTTTGCACAGCGGTGCGCATCTCGCGGGAGCGCCTGTGCCGCGCCTCGCCCTTCGCTGCGCATCGCACCAGCCTCAGCCCCACCTCGGCCTCCTCTCCCTGGGCACTTCTAGGCCATGGTGCTGGCCAGGGTGACAGTGCCACGGCCTCTTGCAGCCCATCCCCCAGTTCAGGCTCCGAGGGTCCAGGCCAGGTGGACAGTGGCCGGGGCTCAGACACCGAGGCCTCGGAGGGGGCGGAAGGGCCTGGTGGTGCCGACCTGCGGGGCCGGACTTGGGCCACTGCTGTGGCGCTTGCGTGGTTGGAGCACCGCTGTGCCGCGGCCTTCGGCGAGTGGGAACTGGCGGCAGCTAAGGCTGACTGTTGGCTGCAGGCCCAGCACCTGCCCGACGGCCTCGACCTGGCCAACCTCAAGGCCGCAGCCCGGGGTCTCTTCCTGCTGCTGCGCCACTGGGACCAGAACCTGCAGCTGCACCTGCTGTGCTACAGCCCAGCAAACATGTGA